Proteins from a single region of Rhinolophus sinicus isolate RSC01 linkage group LG13, ASM3656204v1, whole genome shotgun sequence:
- the TPX2 gene encoding targeting protein for Xklp2 isoform X2, with amino-acid sequence MSQIKFSYSYDAPMDFINFTSLNDEEETQDVDSWFEEKANLENKFPGKNGTGGLFQDKTPLRKATPQQAIVTPLRPVDNTYYKASEKENLVQQSIPSNAYSSLEVKGTTFRNTQAQSQRSVRLSAQKDLAQNEKHQVKTKAKRCGTPVIINEIPPSKKMKVSNKKMPEEEEDSAHQDTSEKNECSPEKAKGRHTVPCIPPIRQKILKSTEEQELEKSLKMQQEVMEMRKKNEEFKKLALAGAGQPVKKSVNQVTKSVDFHFRTDERIKQHPKNQEEYKEVNFTSELRKHPPSPARVSKGCTIVKPFNLSQGKKRTFDETACTYVPFAQQVEAFYKRTPNRYHLRSKKDDIALLPSKSAVAKICRDPQTPVLQTKKRARPVTCKSAAEQEAEELEKLQQYKFKARELDPRILEGGPILPKKPPVKPPTQPVGFDLEIEKRIQERESKKKSEDEHFEFHSRPCPTKILEDVVGVPEKKLLPITVPKSPAFALKNRIRMPTNDEEEEPVVIRAQPVPHFGVPFKPHIPEAKTVEVCPFSFDSRDKERQLQKEKKIKELQKGEVPKFKALPLPHFDTVNLPEKKVKNTTQIEPFCLETDKRGAVKAQTWKHQLEEELKQQKEATCFKARPNTVISQEPFVPKKEKKSVAESLSGSLVQEPFQLATEKRAKERQELEKKMAEVEAQRVQQLEEARQQEEEQQKKELARLRKELVHKANPIRKYQGVDIKSSDQPLTVPVSPKFSTRFHC; translated from the exons ATGTCACAAATTAAATTCTCTTATTCCTATGATGCACCCATGGACTTCATCAATTTCACATCTTTGAATGATGAGGAAGAAACCCAAGACGTAGATTCTTGGTTTG AAGAGAAGGCCAATTTGGAGAATAAGTTTCCTGGGAAGAATGGGACAGGAGGGCTTTTTCAGGACAAAACTCCTTTGAGGAAGGCTACTCCTCAGCAAGCTATCGTCACACCTTTGAGACCAG TTGACAACACTTACTACAAGGcgtcagagaaagaaaatctggTGCAACAATCCATTCCATCAAATGCTTATTCTTCCCTAGAAGTCAAGGGAACCACCTTCAGAAACACTCAAGCCCAGTCTCAGAG ATCTGTTAGACTCTCTGCTCAGAAGGATTTGGCACAGAACGAAAAACACCAAGTAAAAACGAAAGCCAAGAGATGTGGTACTCCTGTAATCATCAATGAAATTCCAccatccaaaaaaatgaaagt TTCTAACAAAAAGATgccagaagaggaagaagacagtGCTCATCAAGATACTTCTGAAAAGAATGAGTGTTCCCCAGAGAAAGCTAAGGGCAGACATACTGTGCCTTGTATACCACCCATAAG GCAGAAGATTCTAAAAAGTACCGAGGAGCAAGAGTTGGAGAAGAGCCTGAAAATGCAGCAGGAGGTGATGGAGATGcggaaaaagaatgaagaattcaAGAAACTTGCTCTTGCAGGAGCAG GGCAACCTGTGAAGAAATCAGTGAACCAGGTTACCAAATCAGTTGACTTCCACTTCCGCACAGATGAGCGAATCAAACAACATCCAAAGAACCAGGAGGAATATAAGGAAGTGAACTTTACATCTGAACTGCGAAAGCATCCTCCATCTCCT gCCCGAGTGTCTAAGGGATGTACTATTGTAAAGCCTTTCAACCTGtcccaaggaaagaaaagaacatttgatGAAACAGCTTGCACTTATGTGCCCTTTGCACAGCAGGTCGAAGCCTTCTATAAACGGACCCCTAACAGATACCACTTGAGGAGCAAGAAGGATGATATTG CTCTGTTACCCTCCAAATCTGCTGTGGCCAAGATTTGCAGAGACCCACAGACTCCTGTCCTGCAAACCAAAAAGCGCGCAAGGCCTGTGACCTGCAAAAGTGCCGCGGAACAGGAGGCCGAGGAGCTCGAGAAACTGCAACA GTACAAATTCAAAGCACGGGAACTTGATCCCAGAATTCTTGAAGGTGGGCCCATCTTGCCCAAGAAACCACCTGTGAAGCCACCCACTCAGCCTGTTGGCTTTgatttggaaattgaaaaaagaatccaggagcgtgagtcaaagaagaaatcagaggatGAACACTTTGAATTTCATTCCAGACCTTGCCCGACTAAGATCTTGGAAGATGTTGTG GGTGTTCCTGAAAAGAAGCTGCTTCCAATTACTGTCCCCAAGTCACCAGCCTTTGCATTGAAGAACAGAATCCGAATGCCCACCAACGATGAG GAAGAGGAGCCGGTAGTGATAAGAGCTCAACCTGTCCCACATTTTGGGGTGCCTTTTAAGCCCCACATCCCAGAGGCAAAAACTGTGGAAGTATGCCCTTTCTCTTTTGATTCTCGAGACAAAGAACGTCAgttacagaaggagaagaaaataaaagaactgcAGAAAGGGGAG GTGCCCAAGTTCAAGGCGCTTCCTTTGCCTCACTTTGATACTGTTAACCTGCCAGAGAAGAAGGTGAAGAACACAACCCAGATTGAACCTTTCTGCTTGGAGACTGACAAAAGAGGTGCCGTGAAGGCACAGACCTGGAAGCACCAG CTGGAGGAAGAACTGAAACAGCAGAAAGAAGCAACTTGCTTCAAGGCTCGTCCAAACACTGTCATCTCCCAGGAGCCCTTTGTtcccaagaaagagaaaaaatccGTTGCTG AGAGCCTTTCTGGTTCTCTAGTTCAGGAACCTTTTCAGCTGGCCACTGAGAAGAGAGCCAAGGAGCGGCAAGAGCTGGAGAAGAAAATGGCTGAGGTAGAAGCCCAGAGAGTCCAGCAGTTGGAGGAAGCCAGGCAGCAGGAGGAAGAGCAGCAGAAGAAGGAGCTGGCCAGGCTACGGAAAGAACTG GTGCACAAGGCAAACCCAATACGCAAGTACCAGGGTGTGGACATAAAATCAAGTGACCAGCCTCTGACTGTGCCGGTATCTCCCAAGTTCTCCACTCGATTCCACTGCTAA
- the TPX2 gene encoding targeting protein for Xklp2 isoform X1, which produces MSQIKFSYSYDAPMDFINFTSLNDEEETQDVDSWFEEKANLENKFPGKNGTGGLFQDKTPLRKATPQQAIVTPLRPVDNTYYKASEKENLVQQSIPSNAYSSLEVKGTTFRNTQAQSQRRSVRLSAQKDLAQNEKHQVKTKAKRCGTPVIINEIPPSKKMKVSNKKMPEEEEDSAHQDTSEKNECSPEKAKGRHTVPCIPPIRQKILKSTEEQELEKSLKMQQEVMEMRKKNEEFKKLALAGAGQPVKKSVNQVTKSVDFHFRTDERIKQHPKNQEEYKEVNFTSELRKHPPSPARVSKGCTIVKPFNLSQGKKRTFDETACTYVPFAQQVEAFYKRTPNRYHLRSKKDDIALLPSKSAVAKICRDPQTPVLQTKKRARPVTCKSAAEQEAEELEKLQQYKFKARELDPRILEGGPILPKKPPVKPPTQPVGFDLEIEKRIQERESKKKSEDEHFEFHSRPCPTKILEDVVGVPEKKLLPITVPKSPAFALKNRIRMPTNDEEEEPVVIRAQPVPHFGVPFKPHIPEAKTVEVCPFSFDSRDKERQLQKEKKIKELQKGEVPKFKALPLPHFDTVNLPEKKVKNTTQIEPFCLETDKRGAVKAQTWKHQLEEELKQQKEATCFKARPNTVISQEPFVPKKEKKSVAESLSGSLVQEPFQLATEKRAKERQELEKKMAEVEAQRVQQLEEARQQEEEQQKKELARLRKELVHKANPIRKYQGVDIKSSDQPLTVPVSPKFSTRFHC; this is translated from the exons ATGTCACAAATTAAATTCTCTTATTCCTATGATGCACCCATGGACTTCATCAATTTCACATCTTTGAATGATGAGGAAGAAACCCAAGACGTAGATTCTTGGTTTG AAGAGAAGGCCAATTTGGAGAATAAGTTTCCTGGGAAGAATGGGACAGGAGGGCTTTTTCAGGACAAAACTCCTTTGAGGAAGGCTACTCCTCAGCAAGCTATCGTCACACCTTTGAGACCAG TTGACAACACTTACTACAAGGcgtcagagaaagaaaatctggTGCAACAATCCATTCCATCAAATGCTTATTCTTCCCTAGAAGTCAAGGGAACCACCTTCAGAAACACTCAAGCCCAGTCTCAGAG AAGATCTGTTAGACTCTCTGCTCAGAAGGATTTGGCACAGAACGAAAAACACCAAGTAAAAACGAAAGCCAAGAGATGTGGTACTCCTGTAATCATCAATGAAATTCCAccatccaaaaaaatgaaagt TTCTAACAAAAAGATgccagaagaggaagaagacagtGCTCATCAAGATACTTCTGAAAAGAATGAGTGTTCCCCAGAGAAAGCTAAGGGCAGACATACTGTGCCTTGTATACCACCCATAAG GCAGAAGATTCTAAAAAGTACCGAGGAGCAAGAGTTGGAGAAGAGCCTGAAAATGCAGCAGGAGGTGATGGAGATGcggaaaaagaatgaagaattcaAGAAACTTGCTCTTGCAGGAGCAG GGCAACCTGTGAAGAAATCAGTGAACCAGGTTACCAAATCAGTTGACTTCCACTTCCGCACAGATGAGCGAATCAAACAACATCCAAAGAACCAGGAGGAATATAAGGAAGTGAACTTTACATCTGAACTGCGAAAGCATCCTCCATCTCCT gCCCGAGTGTCTAAGGGATGTACTATTGTAAAGCCTTTCAACCTGtcccaaggaaagaaaagaacatttgatGAAACAGCTTGCACTTATGTGCCCTTTGCACAGCAGGTCGAAGCCTTCTATAAACGGACCCCTAACAGATACCACTTGAGGAGCAAGAAGGATGATATTG CTCTGTTACCCTCCAAATCTGCTGTGGCCAAGATTTGCAGAGACCCACAGACTCCTGTCCTGCAAACCAAAAAGCGCGCAAGGCCTGTGACCTGCAAAAGTGCCGCGGAACAGGAGGCCGAGGAGCTCGAGAAACTGCAACA GTACAAATTCAAAGCACGGGAACTTGATCCCAGAATTCTTGAAGGTGGGCCCATCTTGCCCAAGAAACCACCTGTGAAGCCACCCACTCAGCCTGTTGGCTTTgatttggaaattgaaaaaagaatccaggagcgtgagtcaaagaagaaatcagaggatGAACACTTTGAATTTCATTCCAGACCTTGCCCGACTAAGATCTTGGAAGATGTTGTG GGTGTTCCTGAAAAGAAGCTGCTTCCAATTACTGTCCCCAAGTCACCAGCCTTTGCATTGAAGAACAGAATCCGAATGCCCACCAACGATGAG GAAGAGGAGCCGGTAGTGATAAGAGCTCAACCTGTCCCACATTTTGGGGTGCCTTTTAAGCCCCACATCCCAGAGGCAAAAACTGTGGAAGTATGCCCTTTCTCTTTTGATTCTCGAGACAAAGAACGTCAgttacagaaggagaagaaaataaaagaactgcAGAAAGGGGAG GTGCCCAAGTTCAAGGCGCTTCCTTTGCCTCACTTTGATACTGTTAACCTGCCAGAGAAGAAGGTGAAGAACACAACCCAGATTGAACCTTTCTGCTTGGAGACTGACAAAAGAGGTGCCGTGAAGGCACAGACCTGGAAGCACCAG CTGGAGGAAGAACTGAAACAGCAGAAAGAAGCAACTTGCTTCAAGGCTCGTCCAAACACTGTCATCTCCCAGGAGCCCTTTGTtcccaagaaagagaaaaaatccGTTGCTG AGAGCCTTTCTGGTTCTCTAGTTCAGGAACCTTTTCAGCTGGCCACTGAGAAGAGAGCCAAGGAGCGGCAAGAGCTGGAGAAGAAAATGGCTGAGGTAGAAGCCCAGAGAGTCCAGCAGTTGGAGGAAGCCAGGCAGCAGGAGGAAGAGCAGCAGAAGAAGGAGCTGGCCAGGCTACGGAAAGAACTG GTGCACAAGGCAAACCCAATACGCAAGTACCAGGGTGTGGACATAAAATCAAGTGACCAGCCTCTGACTGTGCCGGTATCTCCCAAGTTCTCCACTCGATTCCACTGCTAA
- the TPX2 gene encoding targeting protein for Xklp2 isoform X3: protein MSQIKFSYSYDAPMDFINFTSLNDEEETQDVDSWFEEKANLENKFPGKNGTGGLFQDKTPLRKATPQQAIVTPLRPVDNTYYKASEKENLVQQSIPSNAYSSLEVKGTTFRNTQAQSQRRSVRLSAQKDLAQNEKHQVKTKAKRCGTPVIINEIPPSKKMKVSNKKMPEEEEDSAHQDTSEKNECSPEKAKGRHTVPCIPPIRQKILKSTEEQELEKSLKMQQEVMEMRKKNEEFKKLALAGAGQPVKKSVNQVTKSVDFHFRTDERIKQHPKNQEEYKEVNFTSELRKHPPSPARVSKGCTIVKPFNLSQGKKRTFDETACTYVPFAQQVEAFYKRTPNRYHLRSKKDDIALLPSKSAVAKICRDPQTPVLQTKKRARPVTCKSAAEQEAEELEKLQQYKFKARELDPRILEGGPILPKKPPVKPPTQPVGFDLEIEKRIQERESKKKSEDEHFEFHSRPCPTKILEDVVGVPEKKLLPITVPKSPAFALKNRIRMPTNDEEEEPVVIRAQPVPHFGVPFKPHIPEAKTVEVCPFSFDSRDKERQLQKEKKIKELQKGEVPKFKALPLPHFDTVNLPEKKVKNTTQIEPFCLETDKRGAVKAQTWKHQLEEELKQQKEATCFKARPNTVISQEPFVPKKEKKSVAVQEPFQLATEKRAKERQELEKKMAEVEAQRVQQLEEARQQEEEQQKKELARLRKELVHKANPIRKYQGVDIKSSDQPLTVPVSPKFSTRFHC, encoded by the exons ATGTCACAAATTAAATTCTCTTATTCCTATGATGCACCCATGGACTTCATCAATTTCACATCTTTGAATGATGAGGAAGAAACCCAAGACGTAGATTCTTGGTTTG AAGAGAAGGCCAATTTGGAGAATAAGTTTCCTGGGAAGAATGGGACAGGAGGGCTTTTTCAGGACAAAACTCCTTTGAGGAAGGCTACTCCTCAGCAAGCTATCGTCACACCTTTGAGACCAG TTGACAACACTTACTACAAGGcgtcagagaaagaaaatctggTGCAACAATCCATTCCATCAAATGCTTATTCTTCCCTAGAAGTCAAGGGAACCACCTTCAGAAACACTCAAGCCCAGTCTCAGAG AAGATCTGTTAGACTCTCTGCTCAGAAGGATTTGGCACAGAACGAAAAACACCAAGTAAAAACGAAAGCCAAGAGATGTGGTACTCCTGTAATCATCAATGAAATTCCAccatccaaaaaaatgaaagt TTCTAACAAAAAGATgccagaagaggaagaagacagtGCTCATCAAGATACTTCTGAAAAGAATGAGTGTTCCCCAGAGAAAGCTAAGGGCAGACATACTGTGCCTTGTATACCACCCATAAG GCAGAAGATTCTAAAAAGTACCGAGGAGCAAGAGTTGGAGAAGAGCCTGAAAATGCAGCAGGAGGTGATGGAGATGcggaaaaagaatgaagaattcaAGAAACTTGCTCTTGCAGGAGCAG GGCAACCTGTGAAGAAATCAGTGAACCAGGTTACCAAATCAGTTGACTTCCACTTCCGCACAGATGAGCGAATCAAACAACATCCAAAGAACCAGGAGGAATATAAGGAAGTGAACTTTACATCTGAACTGCGAAAGCATCCTCCATCTCCT gCCCGAGTGTCTAAGGGATGTACTATTGTAAAGCCTTTCAACCTGtcccaaggaaagaaaagaacatttgatGAAACAGCTTGCACTTATGTGCCCTTTGCACAGCAGGTCGAAGCCTTCTATAAACGGACCCCTAACAGATACCACTTGAGGAGCAAGAAGGATGATATTG CTCTGTTACCCTCCAAATCTGCTGTGGCCAAGATTTGCAGAGACCCACAGACTCCTGTCCTGCAAACCAAAAAGCGCGCAAGGCCTGTGACCTGCAAAAGTGCCGCGGAACAGGAGGCCGAGGAGCTCGAGAAACTGCAACA GTACAAATTCAAAGCACGGGAACTTGATCCCAGAATTCTTGAAGGTGGGCCCATCTTGCCCAAGAAACCACCTGTGAAGCCACCCACTCAGCCTGTTGGCTTTgatttggaaattgaaaaaagaatccaggagcgtgagtcaaagaagaaatcagaggatGAACACTTTGAATTTCATTCCAGACCTTGCCCGACTAAGATCTTGGAAGATGTTGTG GGTGTTCCTGAAAAGAAGCTGCTTCCAATTACTGTCCCCAAGTCACCAGCCTTTGCATTGAAGAACAGAATCCGAATGCCCACCAACGATGAG GAAGAGGAGCCGGTAGTGATAAGAGCTCAACCTGTCCCACATTTTGGGGTGCCTTTTAAGCCCCACATCCCAGAGGCAAAAACTGTGGAAGTATGCCCTTTCTCTTTTGATTCTCGAGACAAAGAACGTCAgttacagaaggagaagaaaataaaagaactgcAGAAAGGGGAG GTGCCCAAGTTCAAGGCGCTTCCTTTGCCTCACTTTGATACTGTTAACCTGCCAGAGAAGAAGGTGAAGAACACAACCCAGATTGAACCTTTCTGCTTGGAGACTGACAAAAGAGGTGCCGTGAAGGCACAGACCTGGAAGCACCAG CTGGAGGAAGAACTGAAACAGCAGAAAGAAGCAACTTGCTTCAAGGCTCGTCCAAACACTGTCATCTCCCAGGAGCCCTTTGTtcccaagaaagagaaaaaatccGTTGCTG TTCAGGAACCTTTTCAGCTGGCCACTGAGAAGAGAGCCAAGGAGCGGCAAGAGCTGGAGAAGAAAATGGCTGAGGTAGAAGCCCAGAGAGTCCAGCAGTTGGAGGAAGCCAGGCAGCAGGAGGAAGAGCAGCAGAAGAAGGAGCTGGCCAGGCTACGGAAAGAACTG GTGCACAAGGCAAACCCAATACGCAAGTACCAGGGTGTGGACATAAAATCAAGTGACCAGCCTCTGACTGTGCCGGTATCTCCCAAGTTCTCCACTCGATTCCACTGCTAA